ACGCTTGGAGAGGGTGACTATGTGATGCCAAGGAAGAATTTTCCAGTATGGGAATTAATATGCAGGAACCCTATGCTCATCAAGGCTGACATTCATGAATGGAGTGATGGCGAAGACCTGGAGCGGGTTCTTCTGGATATCATCAACATGGTATCTGTTGAACATAACTCTGCTCCATTGTTCTCTGTTGACTGTAAACTGCAGACCATTTCAACATCCAACCATGCCCTGCCTCATGCCCTGCCTGTTCCACAGTAGATGTGTGATTGCTGCTCAAGTTGTTcaatgggttttggtttgattgtTGGGATTTACGGATTTAATCTTCCCTTACCAAAATACATTGAAAATAAGGGTCTCTTAAGTTTCTCATGATTCCAAAGCAATTTGATTCTTTGGAACATGATTGATGAGgatgtatttattaaaaaatttacttcacaatatttgaaatatatattaaagaaaatttacTTCACAATAAGGGTCTCTAATCTCTGAATGTGTTGACAGAGTTAAGGGTATTTAGAGGCACGGAAAGGTTATGAGCATGTGAAGGATAAAAAAATGACATGCaacaataaaaaagaagaaaaaaaagccaATGGATATCTTTTTATGCTGAAGGAATATTACAGGGGAATGGGTTCTTATGGTAAGTTGAAATGAAGAATGTTGTGAACAACTACTTCGGTTAAACAATTTTCATAACTAGTTgttttatttgtatataaataCATCTTCAGTTTAAAATTCATTTCTGTTTCTATTTCCATAAGCATTCTTTCACCCTTTCAACAAAAAAAGAGATCAGGAATCCTTCTAGCAAGCTTCCTAGGCAAAAACATGCTAATGGTGACTCAGCAAAGGAATattacattttgattttttttttaacttttagggATAATGGAATAGTTGTTTtggtagttttttttaatttgatctctaaatttgaattttgttaaaatatgatGACGTGATATTATCAGATTATGCTAcatcattattaaaaaaaaaagagagttataatttaactattattttaaatctttatgtaattttacattttatataattttttagtgTCATGTAATTAATCTTTAATAGAGTCTAAGTTGAATAAGAAAATGTTAGAAAGATAAAGTTaagtaaaaatatcaaatttatgttTAAGAACTAAATGTTATAGAGGGAAAAATTCTATCACATATTCAAGTGTTTGTGGGAAAGCAAATTATTACATTTAActgaaaaataatataacatactaAACACTCAAACCACTCCCAATTAATTAAAACACCTAAAAAGTTACCAATACCAAACTTACCATAATTGTAAACTAACTTTGCCATACAAAATTTTACTGCAGGGTGTTACCAGATTAAAGCAGTAAGTTTTGTTGAAAGTAGACCTAATTATGTTAGGTTAGGCTGGTATAAAATTTTTGGCCCTTATTTTAGGTCTAGtttgaaaataagtttaaaattttgtctaatctaatatttatttaaaacgtTAAACTTAAGCCTGATTCGATTcgattataataaattttttagattattatttttatataaaaataaattttaaaaatataatatattaaatacattaaaaatattaaaataaaaaattcaacaaattgtatatacaaaaaaaaaggcATGTGATTGGGTAAAAAATTCTATCCAAACCTGACTTATTTAGAAAATGACCTTATTTTTGTTCAAACTTAttttttgaacttatattttttaatagataACCCAACTTATAATCATATCTAATTGAAAGAGACGTAACTATGTGTCGATTACTGTTGGCAACATTTTTGGATTAGATATAGATTGCATTCATTATGGGACCTGTTCATTTTATCATgtaaattattcttttaaatttaaatttcttgacacatataattatttttaagagtgatatttaataaaaataagaaaatgttaTATGTTGCAACAGCCTGAGTTACTGAAAATGTTGGATTGTAAAGTTGATgttttattaattgtttttaaacTTAGATTTCAAACACGAGTTGTAACTTCACTTTTTACAGCTTTCAAGGTCATATAATTCCCCCTCTTTGCTTCCCCATTACTAATCCTCCTTTGGCTATTTCAATGTACCATTAAAAAAAGAAACTTCCCTTCGCCTCCCTTTCccataattttatcttttattttaaaaattggagATAAAAACTTAAGCTCgttattttttctatttccaGTATAGAATGTTGTTGTTTGTCAAAAATTTGCAATATTTTAACGTTTTCAATATTATTACTATATAATGAAAATAGAATTTGttcaaatttattgaaatttttagaattcaaattaaaatggaaaattttgtaaatattgagaattaaatttgttgaatattttatatttagggTCAAATTAacataatgtgtaaatattagaaaactaaatttattattagactaataaaaacagaaattgatgaaaatattttatttcaaaaaatttagtgattaaataaaaaattattaatttatatttttgtagtttatttgtttattatataaATGAGGATGGTAAAAAACTGACAGCGTTTGGACAAACATGGGAGTGAATGGATATATTGTGGGGAAATTTCTAAATTCCATCATAAATTGGTATTGTATTTTTGGGTGGGAGAAAATTTACAGCGGGGTTTGACGTGTAACAACACCTTTTCATTACTTATTATAGGACATGTTTTAAAGGAATTTGACTTGGCATATTCCCGATATTCCTGCCTTTTTCTCCCACGAGAGAGGTTGGCTAAATAAAAAAACAGTCAATAAAATAAAGCTGTACAGCAATCACGTTTTGATCTTTCTATAGTCACCAAATCAGAGGGCCAATATTCCACCAAAAAGGGtgtgaaaaaacaaaaaaaaaacaaaacccattTCTTTAGGAACTTTCCAAACAGCAAATACCAGACATAGTATTTGACTAAAGAGACCATCTTTGACAACTAGTCACAACCGTTGATCTCCATAATCATCCATGAGATGGTTGAGGCAATGACACCTCATCCATTTGTATATATACCCCCTATCATTTGTTTTGTTCGTCACACAAATTGAATATTGACAGCTTAAAACACTCCATCAAATACCTATCCCCTTTCTCTTTTGCGAGCCTGAAACTTGTTTTCTTTTCATTGCTTCATATACCGATCACAAATGGCAGCTGCAGGCATAGTTGTGATCTTCGATTTTGATAAAACGATCATCGATTGTGATAGCGATAACTGGGTGGTTGATGAGTTGGGCGCCACTGAATTGTTCAATCAACTTCTTCCCACCATGCCCTGGAATTCTCTGATGGCCCGTCTTTGGTTTCTGGTTTTTCATGTTGCATGTTCTTGGTTTACATGCATATATCTATTTTTCGTTCTTTTCAAGCAAATAACTAGACTTGTTAATACCATTGTCAAAATTCTTACAGGATCGAATGATGAAAGAACTTCATTCCCAAGGTATAAGAATTGAGGATATTGCGACTGTTCTGAAAAGATCACCAATACATCCCCGAATCATCGAAGCTATTAAATCGGCTCATGCTTTAGGGTATGTATTGTACTTTTTCTCTGAATGTCAGGTTTTCTCGCTACGAAAAAATTAAATGCTAAAAGTTTTGGTGTGGACATTGTCGGCTTTCAGATGTGATTTGAAGATTGTGAGCGACGCAAACACTTTCTTCATTGAGACAATCTTGGAGCATCACGGCCTGAAGGAATGCTTTTCGGAGATCAATACGAACCCTGGGTTTGTCGATGAACAAGGCAGGCTGAGGATCTTCCCTCACGATGATTTCACCAAATCTTCTCATGGATGTCAACATTCCAGCTGCCCTCCCAATATGTGCAaggtatatacataataattttttcaacttaaaaattcataaataacaATGACACCATATATGCATGTATTAAACATGATacaggaaaaaaaaaaccttccttTTTAAAGTAGTAAAGATGcaactttttttatattatcatCTTAAGTTGTTTCCCATGTAATTGACAATTCCCTTCTTAAATATAGGGTATCGTGATTGAAAGGATCCAAGCATCTCTGTCCATGGAGGATCAAAAGAAAACAATAATCTACCTTGGGGATGGGCTTGGTGATTTCTGCCCAACTTTGAAGCTTGGTGATGGAGACTATGTGATGCCAAGGAAGGGTTTTCCAGTTTGGGACTTGATTTGCAATAACAGGAAGCTAGTTAATGCAGAAATATGCGAATGGAGCGACGGGGAGGAGTTCGAAAATGTATTATTCCACCTTATTAGCCGGATTATTTCCATTGACAGAAACAACACTAGTGCCAAAATGGGTCAGCTCTATTCAGTTGATTGCAAACTAGAAACGATGCCGTTGCCTGTCGCCACCGGCCATGAGGCCTTCCCCCAGGCCCTTCCCGTTCTTCATTAGAAGCCAAATTAGTTGACAGTCAAAATGACTGATGAATTTGATGTCTTTTAGCTTTCTAAGATTACTATTGCAGTAATTAATATCTAGTTTTGACAGTAGAAAAACATTAAATAATTGAGTGGAAGTGtactttttttgttgttgttgttgaaataacatgtaattcattttatTGATCTAAAAAGGTTATTATTGTCCCTTTATTTTATCACTTCAATTTCGTTACATATTGTACCATTAGGGATGCTAATATAGAGAATAAATGGAGTTTGGTTGCTTCAATAGCAGATCTACCTATCGGATAAAGATACACTGGAACAGTAATAAGTTGCATGGGGGTAACATGAGCGGTTCCCAAATCTTAGATCCCAACACAACTAGTGTAGCCTGCAATATGAACATAAAGGTTAATGATATGGTGTATATGATGGACATAGTAAAGGAGTCTCAAGTGATAGAAACTTGGGAATAGTTGCAATGGAAAACCTCTATTGGCCAAAAATACCGAATGGCTTGAAAGAGTGGAGGCAATACAAATGTCAGGGATTATTGTATTAATTTGTCTTGTACAGGAGGAAATGCTACAACAACTAGAAAAGAATCAATATGGATGGAATTAAATGCGGTGTGAGGGTATAGTCGTACACCATGCATGACAAAAATATTAAacttgagtaaaaaaaattaaatccttaaaaatatttaaaactcgaaatcataataaattattatatttattttatacattataGAATTTGTGTagtaaaatatatgttaaattatttatataataaaaaatcactgcaaaattcatatatatacccAATTAGATACGTGAGTTGAGAGCAAGATGACGAATTCACCGGATGCTTCAACGAAACTGGTGCTTTCGATTGCGACTGTTTGGAGAAGGATTGTGCAATGTCTTCAGATGCGTAGCTGGTTGCTTTTAAAGGTGTCGGCTGAGTTTTTCTAAACTTCAGCTGTTTATTCTACCAAAAAAACGAGGGCTACGAGTCTACGACACACCTACACCAtaactttgattttttatttagataGTGGTCTGGACTGCCCCTAATCCCGCGTGACTGCTACTTATTTTACAATATGTATATGCTCTTACTTTCTACACCTTTGAAAGTCACATAATTCCACCTCTTGGCTTCCTATTATTATTCCTCCCTTTAGCTATTTCAAAGTAGCATTGCAAGAAATTTCCTTTCGGCTCCCTTACAATATCATATTCCGTCAAGTTTTAACTCAATTTACATTTGTTATTATTGTAATAAGTAAAAagacataaaattataaattttgaattattttattgaagtttaggttattttaatttttttataattggattaagtataataaaatagtttaaaaaatggAAACGAATTTTTTAACATTCAAGTCGGTGGATAATTCATCACAACTGCTCTGGAAATTATTCGACATGTAACAAAGACCTTCTTATTgacatttcataaaataaaataatttaaattacagAAAGTTGAGAAATTCAATTAAATACAGCATCTATAAATTCTATTGTTATGTGGATACGCTTTAAGAAGACCTTTTTCTTTTCGAAAGGCATTTGACTTGGCTTATTCCCAACATTCTTGCCACAATATTTTGATCTTTCAATAGTTAGCACCTCAAAGGGACAATATTCCACCAAAaaatgaataaagaagaaaaagaaaggaacccAATTTTCCAAGCAGCAAATGCCAGGCATAGAATTAGACTAAACAGACCACCCTTCATCTCCATAACCATCCATGAGGCAGTTAAGGCAATGACACCTACTTCATCTTATATAAATACCCTATCAATATTTGTtctattttatcaaataattattagtgTAAAACACTCGATCAAATAGATAAGCCCTTCTCTTTTCTTATCTTTTTTGCGAGTGCAAAACTTCTTTTTTCTCCTTGCTTCGTACATCAATCACAAAACGATTACCGATTGTGACAGTGATAACTGGGTGGTGGATGAGTTGGGTGTGCCACCGAGTTATTCAATCAACGTCTTCCTACCATGCCTGGAACTCTCTTATGGTTAGTCTTTGATTTCTTGTATTTCACGTTGCATGTTCTTGGTTTATGTATATTCTTGCTCTGTTGCTTTCTTAATTCCAATCAAACAACTAGAGTTGTTCATATCATTGTTAAATTATTACAGGATCAAATGATGAAAGAACTTCATTCTAAAGGTACAAGAATTGAGGATATTGCGGCTGTTCTGAAAAGATCACCAATACATCCTCGAATCGTCGAAGCCATTAAATCGGCTCATGCTCTAGGGTGTGTGTGGATCTATTTCTTCTCTCATTTATTATATTGAACTTTCTTCTGCATGCCAGGTTTTTTCgctaggaaaaaaaattaaatactaattaaaagTTCTGGTTGTTTCAGATGTGATTTGAAGAATGTGAGCGACGCAAACACTTTCTTCATCGAGACAATCTTGGAACATCACGGCCTAAAGGAATGCTTTTTGGAGATCAATACGAACCCTGGATTTGTCGATCAACAAGGCAAGCTCAGGATCTTCCCTCATCATGATTTCACCAAATCTTCTCATGGATGTCAGCATCCCAGCTGCCTTCCAAATATGTGCAAGGTACGCACATAGTaatttttttcaactaaaaaatttataaataacaaTGATCCCATTTATGCATCTATCAAATATgacataagaaacaaaaaaaaaaaactttttatattTGTAAGGTTGCCTTTGTTTCCTGCATGGCaaaactaaattatttaattagtttttgacCCGAAGTTAGAGGAACGATCTTTAGGATCATGATAAATaacataatttctggaaaattttACGTGCACGAAATGAAATCCAAACTCCAAAGCATGATAATTAGCTGCAACTTATTTTATGTTATCATCTTAAGTTCTTTCCCGTGTAATTGACCCATCCTTTCTTGAATATAGGATCCAAGCATCTCTATCTATGGAGGacccaaagaaaacaaaaatctacCTTGGCTATGGGCTTGGTTATTTTTGCCCAAGTTTGAAGCTTGGTGATGGAGACTATGTGATGCCGCGGAAAGATGTCCCAGTTTGGGACTTGATTTGCAAAAACAGGAGTCTAATTAAGGCACAAATATACGAATGGAGCGATGGGGAGGAGTTTAAAAGTGTATTGCTCCGCCTTATTAGCCGGATTATTTCCATTGACGGAAACAACACTAGTGCCAATATTGGTCAGCTCTATTCAGTTGATTGCAAACTAAATACGATGGCGTTGCCAGCCACCACCGGCCATGAAGCCTTCTCCCAGGCCCTTCCCGTTCTTCATTAGTTGAAAGTCAAAATCACAAATGAATTTGATGTCTTTTAGCTTCCTATAATATTACTATTACAATAATTAATCTCTAGTTTTGATGGTAGGAAACGTCAAATAATTGAGTGGAAgtgtatttttctttatttattgaaataacattctattcatatttttaatctaaaaaagGGTAGTCTTCTTTTTTGACCCCAAGACGTGTCATGGCCTTAACCTAAGTGTGGTTGAAATAATTGTAAATAAAAGTTAGCCAAAAGAAGATGTCACTGCAAACCAAATTAGATTCGTAGGTTTTGTTGAAACTGTGTTTTATTTGTACCAAAATATTGATTCCAATCATAACTCAAAGTGGCAACATTCTTGGTTTACAAATTAGATCCTCCCCATCGCATTATTTTAACTCAAAGTGGCAACATTCTTGGTTTACAAATTGGATTATTTTAAGTGGCAACATTCTTGGTTTacaaaaatatactatttttttattttacattattttacattattttagtacattatatttgaaatgtattaatttactgtgttttttaaataaatttttaaaaaaactcttaTTTCGGCCctatgtttgtatttttttcctgaattttattactttaaaaatatactattttctatttttttattttacattttttagtaGGGCTTGCATAATTCGGTTAACCCgatttttttcggttaaccgatcaAGTTCGGTTAATCGgttggttaaccgaaaaaattcggtcgggggtcagttaatttttttttattttttcggttaacggttaaatcgGTTCGAAaccagtcggttaaccgaaaaaaatcTGGTAAAACGAATTTTGCAGGGTAGGGCCTAAAATAGGTCAAATTAAACCTGGCCCAATTTTTTCTCAAGCTCAACACCGAACTTTTTGGGTAATTTTCGGGTAATTAGGGCAATTTAGGGTAATtaggttaattcgattaattcggttaattcggttaatcgggtaattcgggtaatttttaaccaaaaataaaaaacacataattttcggttaattcggttaaccgaccttattaaccgaaaaaaattcggttcggttaatttttttttaaaaaaattcggttcggttaacggttaaaaattttggaaggtcggttaattcggttataacAATTTCGGGTTGGTTAaccagtcggttaaccgaatgaacacccctatttTTTAGTacattatatttgaaatgtattaatttagtgtgtgttttaaataaatttttaaaaaaactcttatttcggctctttgttcgtatttttttccagattttattacttttaaaaaatatattattttattattttattattttacattattttagtacattatgtttgaaatgtattaatttagtgtgtttttttattgaaagtaagaaaatccgagaaaaaatacgaacaaaagGCTGAAATaagagtttttttaaaatttatttaaaaaacacactaaattaatacatttcaaatatgatgtactaaaataatgtaaaataataaaatacaaaaataatatattttttattgaaagtaataaaatccgggaaaaaatacgaacaaagggccgaaataaggattttttaatttatttaaaaaacacactaaattaatacatttcaaatataatgtactaaaataatttaaaataaaaaatttaaaaaatagtatattttttaaaagtaataaaattcgggaaaaaaaatattaacatagggtcgaaataagggttttttttaaatttatttaaaaaaacacagtaaattaatacatttcaaatatgatatactaaaataatgtaaaattaaaaaattaaaaaatagtatattttttaaaagtaataaaatctggaaaaaaaatacgaacaattggtgccgcctctgccacaggcaccaaaggtgccgcctgtggcaggccctccttcaatattttttttaactgcttttttttgtattattttggtaaataataaaaaagttatattattttggaatttttttattgtttttgcaatattttggtaaaataccTGTTAAtttgttacttttttttaaatggtttaacTCACATATTAGTGCTTAAACTATgtctttttttgtccaaattgataCTTAATTTTTTGTCATAGGCGGTATACCTAAACTATTCTTTTGTTACCATTTTACACCAAATTGTTATATCTATTATAATGTTTGACAATGCCAACAATACTCGAAATTCACCCTCTCGAGTTCAAGACGATGGCgattaattttgttttcaaactTCAACACCTGCTTGCTCAACCTGACGAGATCGAAGAAATTATTTACCGATCAAACCAATGTTTTTTTGAGCTGGGTCGACCAAGGTGCTAGTCTGAATATTAGGGTTGAATTGATTGACCCGTGAACCAAGCTAAAGAAACTAGTTGTaccaatttttttcataattttaataatttatttgattgaattgtatgaactaATCAATTCGGGAATTGGTGACCTAGTCGATTACCatcaattcaatttttaaaaatcttatttGTCATTCTCTTATTGAAAGGGATAAAGATGACgtgaaatcacagtttcatacaatcagtggaagtatattttttatttattgaaatatttcATTTTATCCAAAAATAGTTAGCCATTTGAGCAgcattttattaaatattcattGGGCTTTAATTTCTTATCCATTTTTGATAAAACTGGTAATAAGAGAACCCTGCATActatatatatctttataaatcCAAATATGTATATATCTGGTAAACCCTGAATTTTTCTACAAACACGTGTTACGCACATGGGTCA
The genomic region above belongs to Gossypium hirsutum isolate 1008001.06 chromosome D05, Gossypium_hirsutum_v2.1, whole genome shotgun sequence and contains:
- the LOC107906114 gene encoding inorganic pyrophosphatase 2 isoform X2, translating into MAAAGIVVIFDFDKTIIDCDSDNWVVDELGATELFNQLLPTMPWNSLMARLWFLDRMMKELHSQGIRIEDIATVLKRSPIHPRIIEAIKSAHALGCDLKIVSDANTFFIETILEHHGLKECFSEINTNPGFVDEQGRLRIFPHDDFTKSSHGCQHSSCPPNMCKGIVIERIQASLSMEDQKKTIIYLGDGLGDFCPTLKLGDGDYVMPRKGFPVWDLICNNRKLVNAEICEWSDGEEFENVLFHLISRIISIDRNNTSAKMGQLYSVDCKLETMPLPVATGHEAFPQALPVLH
- the LOC107906114 gene encoding inorganic pyrophosphatase 2 isoform X1 translates to MAAAGIVVIFDFDKTIIDCDSDNWVVDELGATELFNQLLPTMPWNSLMARLWFLVFHDRMMKELHSQGIRIEDIATVLKRSPIHPRIIEAIKSAHALGCDLKIVSDANTFFIETILEHHGLKECFSEINTNPGFVDEQGRLRIFPHDDFTKSSHGCQHSSCPPNMCKGIVIERIQASLSMEDQKKTIIYLGDGLGDFCPTLKLGDGDYVMPRKGFPVWDLICNNRKLVNAEICEWSDGEEFENVLFHLISRIISIDRNNTSAKMGQLYSVDCKLETMPLPVATGHEAFPQALPVLH